In Desulfomicrobium macestii, a single window of DNA contains:
- a CDS encoding EH signature domain-containing protein, translating to MAFGRLKISMLALRCMEWTESHFLEFSKCSSRLSDISKKAGTTSELFDISVKKFLRIANSESIETLYKEIIKPVHVRAVTYLLLNNSSFRKKVPISQNLLRALERPLGRLSNLALLSLIRLWFEYFDRLGSEEILKLFGKFLNDRLEKKVTNPNCSSEFQNLHEYGPVIFKKDGPARLVEAISPGNTLNDVFNKPGLQGYESGRFQTICRMLYYIDTLGKIPVGTHHSVLDEVIKRDVFEASYKDNLLIGHKVLSIIIDRSPEEDISDSWQNVLLSIAGDPRVPKSSPKYQKWWAFLTQKQISKVCGWLSKVDLKLFLQALEEHGVSSGNTDLQRMFPSRKKFLEGLIKQGLVKHSRLFIGSNADKFFKSIYGYKELPSYARVLDTNRSMIYLHVGNCHMIEGSHSFKLWIFTKIPEDIKILNYTKREFTVSDLSTAIVSECSNKFSNNFKYTSIIHSPSNFNWQHKAISFLRSAGENLDLEEIFTNSEYRLYKKMHGA from the coding sequence ATGGCATTTGGACGCTTGAAAATCAGCATGCTTGCACTTCGATGCATGGAATGGACAGAGAGTCACTTTTTAGAATTCTCAAAGTGCTCATCACGTCTTTCTGATATATCCAAAAAAGCAGGAACGACCTCTGAACTATTTGACATCTCAGTCAAAAAATTTCTCAGAATCGCCAACTCGGAGAGCATTGAAACACTGTACAAAGAAATAATTAAACCTGTGCATGTCCGAGCAGTGACTTACCTCCTCCTTAACAACAGCTCTTTCCGTAAAAAAGTACCGATCTCACAAAATCTACTTCGTGCCCTGGAAAGGCCTCTGGGCAGACTGAGCAATCTTGCCCTACTCTCTTTGATACGCCTTTGGTTTGAATATTTTGACAGACTTGGTTCAGAAGAAATCCTAAAACTCTTTGGGAAGTTTCTTAATGACCGATTAGAGAAGAAGGTCACAAATCCCAATTGTTCATCAGAGTTTCAAAATCTACATGAGTACGGCCCTGTCATATTCAAGAAAGATGGTCCGGCGCGACTCGTCGAGGCCATTTCGCCAGGCAACACATTGAATGATGTTTTTAACAAGCCAGGCTTGCAGGGTTACGAGTCAGGAAGATTTCAGACTATTTGCCGCATGCTGTACTATATCGATACGCTTGGAAAAATACCTGTCGGCACACATCATAGCGTACTCGATGAAGTCATCAAACGCGACGTTTTCGAAGCTTCCTACAAAGACAATCTGCTTATTGGACATAAAGTTCTCAGCATCATTATCGATCGTTCTCCAGAAGAAGATATTTCAGACTCTTGGCAAAATGTTCTTCTCTCAATCGCGGGAGATCCGCGCGTTCCGAAATCTAGTCCAAAATACCAGAAATGGTGGGCATTTCTCACACAAAAACAAATTTCAAAAGTCTGCGGATGGCTTTCAAAGGTAGATCTCAAACTCTTCTTGCAAGCGCTTGAAGAACACGGCGTCTCCAGTGGCAACACAGATCTTCAGCGCATGTTTCCTTCACGCAAGAAATTCCTCGAAGGCCTTATCAAGCAAGGCCTCGTTAAGCATTCAAGGCTTTTTATCGGCAGCAACGCAGATAAGTTTTTTAAATCTATTTATGGATACAAAGAGCTTCCCTCATACGCAAGAGTCTTAGATACCAATAGATCTATGATTTATCTTCACGTTGGAAACTGCCATATGATCGAAGGCAGCCATTCTTTCAAACTTTGGATTTTTACAAAAATCCCAGAGGATATTAAAATTCTTAATTATACAAAAAGAGAATTTACTGTTTCTGACCTTTCAACAGCCATTGTTTCTGAATGCTCTAACAAATTTTCAAACAATTTTAAATATACAAGCATAATTCATTCACCATCAAATTTTAATTGGCAGCACAAGGCAATTTCTTTTTTAAGGTCAGCTGGTGAAAATTTAGACTTAGAAGAAATTTTTACAAACAGCGAATATCGATTATATAAAAAAATGCATGGTGCATGA
- the zorA gene encoding anti-phage ZorAB system protein ZorA — MTAVEFDLYTLIPNFKLAGLSTNSHAITANFVIVMAIISAIGALYALKRFLEARSKIIFYTNLVDGIKKEELAAKREEILEKAKKHGNGNLWQEFDESLVYSSDGTKLSNTLDADHFFNERTLARSLTGNRLLAAVPAFLTALGVLGTFAGLQLGLASLELTSESDVNVLKSGIFSMMSGASTAFVTSVWGVLLSLIFNFYEKSLERIVRKKIAVLQDLIDFLYPRITTEQTLIRISDSSNITSRTMQTLAEQIGDRLQQSLMQASESIRIGMNENLAAVQQSMAAISDNMREGLEKGMYEILKPAVDSISQSAQTSSGQMVETLVSQFLGGVDKAGAVQQEAMESAADKVQSAVEGMGAQMNVIMQALEAHGRAAQESSQQAISNITQAMQDSQSAFDERSKALNDEFKQQISAVSQASSNSVEEMKSLLAQIIDKNSEQQLNSEARFNQVVHTIESMLQTVSEKSQEIDDQRFQAMERQLSHISSVMDANISGFKQVVSDISEVQAQRDSSRQTEFSNSVMEMRQSQESLLEKLKGLSSSFSTVSDKIHALAASHEHLSKNVLGAADNLNTASVSLGTLGLNINNAAGKIENGAALLDNSARETAGVIKDSTLLAKECSTNLQKSLATIDHIERQISDTAKTMGATVSASREGFDKLKSDLELFASELLKTSAQHATSLDTYLEHIEKRTLKLFGDFVGELRTHQSAITEDVQDKYTDFSKNVEQLMQAFGQQTQAQINTRLNEWNARTSEYTKTMTDAVKALASVVDEIEGKVGKA, encoded by the coding sequence ATGACTGCTGTTGAATTTGACCTCTACACACTCATTCCGAATTTCAAATTGGCTGGATTATCGACTAATTCTCATGCAATAACTGCTAACTTTGTTATTGTAATGGCAATCATATCTGCGATTGGAGCGCTTTACGCTTTAAAAAGATTTTTAGAAGCGCGCTCAAAAATAATTTTTTATACGAATTTAGTAGATGGAATAAAAAAGGAAGAGCTTGCTGCAAAACGCGAAGAAATTCTCGAGAAAGCCAAGAAACATGGCAATGGCAACTTATGGCAGGAGTTTGACGAATCCCTCGTCTATTCTTCAGATGGAACAAAACTCTCAAATACATTGGATGCTGATCATTTTTTTAATGAAAGAACCTTAGCCCGTAGCCTAACAGGCAACCGTTTACTAGCTGCAGTTCCTGCCTTTCTTACGGCTTTAGGAGTACTTGGTACTTTTGCTGGCCTGCAACTTGGATTAGCCAGTCTGGAACTTACATCAGAGTCTGATGTCAATGTACTTAAAAGTGGCATATTTAGCATGATGAGCGGCGCGTCTACAGCGTTTGTCACTTCGGTGTGGGGCGTTTTACTGAGCCTTATTTTTAATTTTTACGAAAAATCACTCGAAAGGATCGTTCGAAAAAAAATTGCCGTACTCCAAGATCTTATCGACTTTCTTTATCCGCGCATCACCACTGAACAAACACTCATCCGCATTTCCGATTCAAGCAATATAACCAGTCGAACCATGCAAACTCTTGCCGAACAAATTGGCGACCGTTTGCAGCAATCCTTGATGCAGGCATCAGAATCCATTCGCATTGGGATGAATGAAAATTTGGCTGCGGTTCAGCAAAGCATGGCTGCAATTTCAGACAACATGCGAGAAGGGCTGGAAAAAGGGATGTATGAAATCCTCAAGCCTGCCGTTGATTCAATTTCTCAAAGTGCTCAAACAAGTAGCGGGCAAATGGTCGAAACGCTGGTCTCACAGTTCCTAGGTGGTGTTGATAAGGCTGGAGCAGTACAGCAAGAGGCGATGGAAAGCGCAGCAGACAAAGTGCAATCAGCAGTTGAAGGCATGGGCGCACAGATGAACGTTATCATGCAAGCCCTTGAAGCGCATGGCAGAGCTGCTCAGGAATCTTCACAGCAAGCCATCAGCAATATCACTCAAGCCATGCAAGACAGTCAGTCTGCTTTTGATGAACGCAGCAAAGCGCTTAATGATGAATTCAAACAGCAAATCTCAGCGGTATCCCAGGCCAGTTCAAATTCTGTCGAAGAAATGAAATCACTGCTGGCTCAAATTATAGATAAAAATTCGGAGCAACAACTGAATTCAGAGGCACGTTTCAACCAAGTCGTTCACACCATTGAATCCATGTTGCAAACAGTCTCGGAGAAATCACAGGAGATTGACGACCAGCGATTCCAGGCTATGGAACGCCAGTTATCTCATATTTCATCGGTAATGGATGCCAACATTTCTGGATTTAAGCAGGTTGTCTCCGATATTTCCGAAGTACAAGCCCAGCGAGACAGCAGCCGCCAAACAGAATTTTCGAATTCAGTCATGGAGATGCGTCAAAGCCAAGAAAGCCTATTGGAGAAGCTCAAGGGACTTTCATCCAGCTTTTCAACCGTGTCAGACAAAATTCACGCGCTGGCTGCTTCTCACGAACATTTGAGCAAAAATGTTCTGGGCGCTGCAGACAACCTGAATACCGCGTCTGTCAGCCTCGGCACTCTTGGGCTTAATATAAACAACGCCGCTGGCAAGATTGAGAACGGCGCGGCGCTCCTCGATAATAGCGCCAGAGAAACAGCTGGTGTAATCAAAGACTCGACTTTGCTGGCCAAGGAATGCTCCACCAACCTTCAAAAATCCCTTGCAACCATCGACCATATCGAAAGACAAATCTCCGATACTGCAAAAACCATGGGCGCGACTGTTAGCGCCAGCCGGGAAGGTTTTGACAAACTCAAAAGCGATCTCGAACTCTTTGCGTCCGAACTTCTGAAGACATCTGCTCAACATGCGACGTCTCTCGACACTTACCTTGAGCATATTGAAAAAAGAACTTTGAAACTTTTTGGTGATTTTGTCGGCGAGCTACGCACACATCAAAGCGCAATCACTGAAGACGTACAGGACAAATATACCGACTTCTCAAAAAATGTAGAACAGCTCATGCAGGCTTTTGGCCAGCAGACGCAAGCCCAGATCAACACCCGTCTCAACGAATGGAACGCTCGGACATCGGAATACACCAAGACCATGACCGACGCGGTCAAGGCTTTAGCGAGTGTTGTTGATGAAATTGAGGGCAAGGTAGGTAAAGCATGA
- a CDS encoding SNF2-related protein: MKFFETISLILKNAKSKKSFQINADSSGLNFFVSKDDFKNLQKADGDDYLLYQFIHLQMLLEQGQASSLPNGFSISTEHAIRLGEEFRALFKLDKRFEGKFSISISGETFSSSFSLKIIPTRPDGREIPNFKLKGGMLQITPEESYLLDEPTWSAFMAVQEHTALLADQRTEHVNLATIQILQHAKEHGAKIDLAHFNDFPIDKANAVQVAAEVAEDGSLRLAPTFNTGHSAQEIASRLGQIRDASNVASLRIGKSIVVLDEQRLRGVREIIEHHTIPKHQVQEFLKSPQAFLDASLVDLDTGFSLRVRGAVKFVHIPIGATDSKGVDWFNLNNLVAPPEILKGIIKSNEDLEQFRKSLETAQGQGADIIFFDGRNIDISDAPEIERVLQEIFDEGFACPEDVETVVPGEPEAETERATIEVEQLTACDVLSMAQNSWHSEELDLSVSPRTPFSYQEHGVRWALGLAKASQHPQGNDRIQGALLADDMGLGKTFMTLMTIAQYGQWQKETGKTVKPTLIVAPLSLIETWEAEVEKSFHVSPFRDQVVLLGARDLGKFKVDGAKRETLQSFDQCEVLSEDAIRFALKAGKDFGLHRLDMPGRLVLCT; encoded by the coding sequence ATGAAATTTTTTGAAACAATCAGTTTGATTTTAAAAAATGCAAAAAGTAAAAAGTCTTTTCAAATAAATGCAGACTCTTCTGGACTGAATTTTTTTGTATCAAAAGATGATTTTAAAAATCTACAGAAAGCTGATGGAGATGACTATCTCCTCTACCAGTTCATTCACTTGCAAATGCTCCTTGAACAAGGGCAAGCCTCTTCTTTGCCCAACGGTTTTAGCATTTCCACTGAACACGCAATACGATTGGGTGAAGAATTTAGAGCACTTTTCAAGCTCGACAAACGCTTTGAAGGAAAGTTTTCGATTTCCATCTCTGGAGAAACATTCAGTAGTTCATTCTCACTCAAAATAATCCCTACCCGACCTGACGGAAGGGAAATTCCAAATTTCAAGCTTAAAGGTGGGATGCTTCAGATCACTCCAGAAGAGTCCTACCTCCTCGACGAACCGACATGGTCCGCTTTTATGGCCGTCCAAGAACACACCGCCCTCCTGGCTGACCAGCGCACCGAGCACGTAAATCTGGCCACCATTCAAATTCTGCAACATGCCAAAGAGCATGGAGCAAAAATTGACTTGGCCCATTTTAACGACTTCCCCATCGATAAAGCCAACGCGGTGCAAGTTGCTGCCGAGGTTGCCGAAGATGGCTCATTGAGACTCGCGCCTACCTTCAATACCGGGCATTCTGCACAAGAGATTGCGTCAAGACTGGGACAAATTCGCGATGCGTCGAATGTCGCATCCCTTCGAATAGGCAAATCCATTGTCGTACTCGATGAACAGCGGCTACGCGGCGTTCGTGAGATTATCGAACACCACACCATCCCAAAACATCAGGTCCAGGAATTCCTGAAGTCACCTCAAGCATTCCTTGATGCATCCCTTGTCGATCTCGATACCGGATTTTCTTTGCGCGTTCGAGGTGCGGTTAAGTTTGTTCATATTCCCATTGGTGCAACCGACTCGAAGGGTGTGGACTGGTTCAATCTGAATAATCTCGTTGCTCCACCTGAAATCCTCAAAGGCATCATCAAGTCCAACGAAGACCTTGAACAATTCCGCAAATCCCTCGAAACCGCGCAAGGCCAGGGTGCGGATATAATCTTCTTTGATGGCCGGAATATCGACATTTCCGATGCACCTGAGATTGAACGTGTCCTGCAAGAAATTTTCGATGAAGGTTTCGCCTGCCCTGAGGATGTGGAGACAGTTGTTCCCGGCGAGCCTGAGGCAGAGACAGAACGTGCCACCATTGAAGTCGAACAACTTACTGCTTGCGATGTTCTGTCTATGGCTCAAAATTCGTGGCATTCAGAAGAATTGGATCTCTCCGTTTCGCCTCGCACACCGTTTTCTTATCAAGAACATGGCGTCCGCTGGGCCTTAGGCCTTGCGAAAGCATCGCAACACCCCCAAGGCAATGACCGTATCCAGGGAGCGCTGCTTGCCGATGACATGGGCTTGGGCAAAACATTCATGACCCTGATGACTATTGCCCAGTACGGACAGTGGCAGAAAGAAACCGGCAAGACAGTCAAGCCGACTCTCATCGTCGCGCCCCTCTCCCTGATTGAAACCTGGGAAGCCGAGGTCGAGAAATCCTTCCATGTCAGTCCATTCAGAGACCAGGTTGTTCTTTTGGGTGCCAGGGACTTAGGCAAATTCAAAGTGGATGGGGCGAAGCGAGAAACCCTGCAATCCTTTGATCAATGTGAAGTGCTCAGCGAGGATGCCATACGGTTTGCTTTGAAAGCGGGAAAGGATTTCGGGCTTCACCGCCTGGATATGCCTGGAAGGCTCGTCCTGTGTACTTAG
- a CDS encoding OmpA/MotB family protein has protein sequence MSLGRSRKFQSDIDEENPYWLSFSDIMSGLLIIFVLASLVLVLELSQRKALVDEKILERTKAEKVRQEVLAEIKEELRRKGIMVEVSDNDTVLRIPDDQLAFESNEYRVPPQENYQVAVLEIGRVLYTAITKENRLDLFDTIFIEGHTDKRPSPRNLGNWGLSTFRAISVWNYWNENLGNELRLDQLKNHQGSPLFSVSGYGETRPVNEIQETEDDYRRNRRIDLRFTVIHPKLDDILSILD, from the coding sequence ATGAGCTTGGGCAGATCGCGAAAATTTCAATCAGACATTGACGAAGAGAATCCCTATTGGTTGTCTTTTTCAGACATCATGTCAGGCCTGTTGATCATATTCGTCTTGGCCTCACTGGTGCTTGTCCTGGAGCTTTCCCAACGTAAGGCCCTGGTCGACGAAAAAATCCTGGAACGCACCAAGGCTGAAAAAGTCCGGCAGGAAGTTCTCGCTGAAATCAAAGAAGAGCTACGGCGCAAAGGCATTATGGTTGAAGTGAGCGACAATGACACCGTGCTACGAATACCCGACGATCAGTTGGCTTTTGAATCCAATGAATACCGGGTACCACCACAAGAAAATTACCAAGTTGCAGTCCTCGAAATAGGACGAGTTCTTTACACAGCAATCACAAAAGAAAACAGACTGGACCTGTTTGATACGATATTTATTGAAGGCCACACAGACAAACGGCCTTCTCCAAGAAATCTTGGCAACTGGGGGCTATCCACCTTCCGAGCGATATCAGTCTGGAATTACTGGAATGAAAATTTAGGGAATGAATTGCGCCTTGATCAACTCAAAAATCATCAAGGTTCACCTTTATTTTCTGTCAGCGGGTACGGAGAAACACGACCCGTTAATGAAATTCAGGAGACTGAAGACGACTACCGGCGAAACAGACGAATAGACCTCAGATTCACTGTAATCCATCCCAAACTCGACGATATCTTGTCTATATTGGATTAG
- a CDS encoding metallophosphoesterase family protein — protein MILFVGDAHGDFEPMLEAAASATAVILLGDQEPLDDLASILGPEIAEKTWWIFGNHDSDDPEYLMHHAAMADRNLHCRVVEIDGLRIAGLGGAFRSNILGVDQQTTLNDLPMVRPQDTRQSLALIRKDKKLAPHDHTTIFPEDLALMARLASKTRIDVLVSHEAPESHRLGYRILGDVARALKARIHVHGHHHERYDAMIDGGVRVAGVGMSGMMIEWLQPRDGLFWLSAFPGGNVLAMGYDPKKKSTKASSSAWKGATVLRRPT, from the coding sequence ATGATCCTTTTCGTCGGGGACGCTCACGGAGATTTCGAACCCATGCTGGAAGCCGCAGCATCAGCCACGGCAGTCATCCTTTTGGGAGACCAGGAACCGCTCGACGATCTGGCGTCCATCCTCGGCCCGGAGATCGCGGAAAAGACATGGTGGATATTTGGCAACCATGACAGCGACGATCCCGAATACCTGATGCACCACGCCGCCATGGCTGACAGAAACCTGCATTGCCGCGTGGTGGAGATTGATGGCCTGCGAATCGCCGGACTCGGCGGCGCCTTCCGGTCCAATATCCTGGGCGTTGACCAGCAAACGACCTTGAATGACCTGCCCATGGTCCGCCCCCAGGATACGCGCCAGAGCCTGGCGCTAATCCGCAAGGACAAGAAGCTCGCCCCGCATGATCACACGACCATCTTCCCTGAAGACCTTGCGCTGATGGCCCGCCTTGCCAGCAAGACCCGCATCGATGTCCTCGTGAGTCACGAAGCCCCGGAGTCCCATCGACTTGGCTATCGGATTCTGGGTGATGTGGCCCGCGCCCTCAAAGCCAGGATTCACGTTCACGGCCATCACCACGAGCGCTATGACGCCATGATTGATGGAGGCGTCCGAGTTGCCGGAGTGGGGATGTCGGGCATGATGATTGAATGGCTGCAGCCAAGGGATGGGCTCTTCTGGCTTTCGGCCTTTCCTGGCGGCAATGTGCTTGCAATGGGATACGACCCGAAAAAAAAAAGTACCAAGGCGAGTTCGTCGGCATGGAAGGGTGCAACGGTCTTACGGCGCCCGACCTGA
- a CDS encoding DEAD/DEAH box helicase codes for MTTYQTLRDYQFSLSRIDWGIVAFDEAQNIKNPNTLQTRAAKALKADFKLLATGTPVENSLTDFWCLMDTAQPGLLGTWATFRDSYITPINQASEDEQDQVRLEIGKKLRDDVGPFMLRRLKSEELDGLPVKRIFTGVMIENKDGWQFDPLLSSTMQGKQLSSYDNILKDFYVLKESGQAGSKALTALAQLRAISLHPALMNGDGNPVQNPHESAKITCVFNTIQAIKNRNEKVIIFAITKKLQSMLKIWIQKQFGIDAGIINGDTKAVSSSSGAETRKGLIEKFEAKEGFNVIIMSPVAAGVGLTVVGANNVIHLERHWNPAKEAQATDRVYRIGATRDVNIYIPALHHPEHISFDVLLNKLLMNKIAVSDAVVTPQAVTEMEMTRIFE; via the coding sequence CTGACTACTTACCAGACTTTGCGCGACTATCAATTTTCCTTATCTCGCATTGATTGGGGTATTGTGGCTTTTGACGAAGCTCAGAACATCAAAAACCCGAACACTCTACAAACTCGGGCCGCCAAGGCGCTCAAAGCCGATTTCAAACTTTTGGCCACAGGCACGCCTGTCGAAAACAGTCTCACAGACTTCTGGTGCCTCATGGATACTGCCCAACCCGGACTGCTCGGCACTTGGGCCACATTCCGAGACTCGTACATTACTCCCATAAACCAGGCATCTGAGGATGAACAAGACCAAGTGCGTTTGGAGATCGGCAAAAAACTACGCGATGATGTTGGGCCGTTCATGCTCCGGCGCCTGAAGTCGGAAGAATTGGACGGATTACCTGTAAAACGAATTTTCACAGGCGTCATGATCGAAAACAAAGACGGCTGGCAATTTGACCCCCTGCTCTCCTCGACCATGCAGGGAAAACAGTTAAGCTCCTACGACAACATCCTAAAGGACTTTTATGTGCTAAAGGAATCAGGACAAGCGGGTAGCAAAGCCCTGACAGCTCTTGCACAGCTTCGGGCAATATCGCTGCACCCGGCGCTCATGAACGGTGACGGGAATCCGGTGCAAAATCCCCATGAGTCCGCAAAAATAACCTGCGTGTTCAATACGATTCAAGCGATAAAAAACAGGAATGAAAAGGTCATCATCTTTGCGATAACCAAAAAACTCCAATCCATGCTGAAAATATGGATTCAAAAGCAATTTGGAATTGATGCAGGGATAATCAACGGCGACACAAAAGCAGTCTCTTCATCCAGCGGAGCTGAAACGAGAAAAGGCCTCATTGAAAAATTCGAAGCCAAGGAAGGCTTTAATGTGATCATCATGTCCCCTGTCGCCGCCGGCGTCGGATTGACAGTAGTAGGAGCTAACAATGTGATTCATCTGGAAAGGCATTGGAATCCGGCAAAAGAAGCACAGGCTACAGATAGAGTTTACCGAATTGGAGCAACCCGTGATGTCAATATATACATCCCAGCTCTTCATCATCCAGAGCATATTTCATTTGACGTGCTTTTGAACAAACTGCTTATGAATAAAATTGCGGTGAGCGATGCTGTTGTAACGCCACAAGCTGTAACTGAAATGGAAATGACGAGAATTTTTGAGTAG
- a CDS encoding IS5 family transposase has protein sequence MQPKKSDRQRSFLCPDLIDQLDPRHHLLGLAKAIPWQVFEDSFRPLYAASGRPAKPVRLMVGLLILKQLENLSDERVVDIWVQNPYFQAFCGQQRFTWKLPCDPSELTYFRRRIGEDGVRKIFEVSVNLHGDKAKEEEVVVDSTVQEKNITFPTDTKLLTKIVTRCHIMAKLEDVKLRRSYQREVKKLLRIIRFKSKGRKQGEAQRAVRRLRTIAGVLIRDMRRKLSPEALEIHRQSLDLYDRVQRQQRSDTGKIYSLHEPDVSCISKGKAHKKYEFGAKASVTVTKISGIIVGALSFPDNPFDGHTLPAVLSQVESIVGKRPTMAICDRGYRGKRRIGETRIEIPESGKGPKTEHEKRQARARFRRRAAIEPIIGHLKNDHRMLRNYLKGRIGDSVNLFMACAAFNFRKFIRILYFLCLKLLGHVFRPDVRSVQACA, from the coding sequence ATGCAGCCCAAAAAATCGGACCGTCAGCGCAGCTTCCTCTGCCCAGACCTGATCGATCAACTCGATCCTCGACACCACCTTCTGGGATTGGCCAAGGCCATCCCATGGCAGGTTTTTGAGGACAGCTTTCGTCCGCTTTATGCCGCATCCGGTCGCCCAGCCAAACCCGTCCGTTTGATGGTTGGGCTTCTCATCCTCAAACAGCTTGAAAACCTGAGCGATGAGCGCGTCGTCGATATCTGGGTCCAGAATCCGTATTTCCAGGCCTTCTGCGGCCAGCAACGCTTCACCTGGAAGCTGCCGTGTGATCCGTCCGAGTTGACCTATTTTCGACGTCGGATCGGGGAAGACGGTGTGCGCAAAATTTTTGAAGTCTCCGTGAACCTCCATGGCGACAAGGCCAAGGAAGAGGAAGTTGTCGTGGACTCCACCGTCCAGGAAAAGAACATCACCTTTCCCACGGACACCAAGCTGCTGACCAAGATCGTGACGCGGTGCCACATCATGGCCAAACTGGAAGACGTCAAACTCCGGCGCAGCTACCAGCGCGAGGTCAAGAAGCTGCTGCGGATCATTCGTTTCAAGTCAAAAGGCCGCAAACAGGGGGAGGCCCAACGGGCGGTCCGGCGTTTGCGCACGATTGCCGGTGTCCTGATCCGCGATATGAGACGGAAGCTTTCCCCGGAAGCGCTTGAGATTCACCGGCAGTCTCTTGACCTCTACGACCGTGTTCAGCGCCAGCAGCGTTCCGACACGGGCAAAATTTACAGCCTCCATGAGCCAGATGTTTCCTGCATCAGCAAAGGCAAGGCCCACAAAAAATATGAGTTCGGCGCCAAGGCATCCGTGACCGTGACCAAGATCAGCGGCATCATCGTTGGCGCACTGTCCTTCCCGGACAACCCCTTCGACGGTCATACTCTCCCCGCAGTGCTGAGCCAGGTCGAGAGTATCGTCGGCAAAAGGCCGACCATGGCGATCTGCGACCGTGGCTACCGAGGCAAGCGCAGGATCGGAGAAACTCGCATCGAAATTCCAGAATCAGGCAAGGGTCCCAAGACTGAGCATGAGAAGCGCCAAGCTCGGGCACGCTTTCGCCGCAGAGCCGCCATCGAGCCAATCATCGGCCATCTCAAGAACGATCACAGGATGCTTCGAAACTACCTCAAAGGCCGGATTGGCGATTCCGTGAACCTGTTCATGGCCTGTGCAGCCTTCAACTTCCGGAAGTTCATCCGGATACTGTATTTTTTGTGCCTCAAATTGCTTGGGCACGTTTTTCGACCAGATGTTCGGTCGGTACAGGCTTGTGCTTGA